ATATCACGTGAGGATTCCACACCAACAGTGTGGGTGAGAAGATCTTCGGAGAGAGTAAAAATGAGCCAAATCATGACACTCTGATCACGATCATACCAGAGATCAAATGCAGGATTAACAACAGAGAGACCAGCTGAAGTCGAAATAGTCTGAGGTGGAGGAGGCTCCGATCCAGTGATAAGCCCCAAAAGCTTGTATTTGCGCAGcaccaaaaggaaaagattCTTTCATAGAAGATAATTGCCAGCCTTTGAGTTTAATCAGAACCATTCCAGCAATATTTTTCACCATAATTGAAGAAACAGAGATCGATGAAGAGGAATCCGACATCGGAATGTGAGAGGAGGGAGGATCCGAGATCGGAATGTGAGAGGAGGGAAGATCCAAGATCGAAATGTGAGAAGAGGGAGGATTTGTGGTGGAGAGTGAAGGACGAAGATCAAAAGCTGCCATGACAAAAGAGCTTAGGGCAGAGAAAGGAGTGTTTGGACAGCGAGAAAAGGCAATAAACGACGAGAAAGGGAACCAAAGGGAGAAGTCGTGAGACGTTAGGCTCGTGATACCATGTAGATTAACTGAATATTCTCATTCACTTAATGTAATTATGATTACAATGCTTATATAACATACAAGTAAACGTTATAGGAGTGACAGCTGTACAAGATCTGTTGCAACAGATTTAACAAAAGATAGAGTTAGTTTTAACTAATCACATGAGCTTGACTCAAGTCTTTGACTGAGATGAGTGGCTAGGATTGTTTTCAGTAGTAGCTCTATCAGAAACATCAAGCCCAACCACATCACCATGGCATTGTCTCCTTTCACCATTGGACTGGCATAGAGGAAAATTCCATAAACCACAACCACATGATGATGATCAATGAAGGCAACGAATCTGCGGAGTCATTTCTTCATTGTCTTTCTCCTCATCAACAAGTTGATCAGTTTGAGTTCACACTGTCTTCGCCTATGAGCGGCGGCGGCGACTCCAAGGTGGTTAAGAAGCTTCACCACAACGCCAGTGAGGGCGAACGTCGCAAAAAGATCAACACTTAATATTCCACTCTTCGTTCCTTGTTTCCAGCACCAGATCAAATGGTATGTACACACTGATCAAttatttattgcaaattgtTGTAGTGCTTTAATTCCCGAACGTGGAATTCACTCTTAACATGTAGTGCAGAAAAAACTAAGCAATCCAACCGCAATTTCACGGGCCGTGAAATACATACCGGAGCTGCAATAGCACGTGAAAGGACTGATtcagaaaaaggaagaactgTTATCAAGACTTTGTAGGTTGCAGCAGCAGAGAGATCCAATTTACAATGAGAAGCAAAGCAGAAGTGCAGCTTTGAGCTCTTTATCT
Above is a genomic segment from Prunus dulcis chromosome 7, ALMONDv2, whole genome shotgun sequence containing:
- the LOC117635266 gene encoding uncharacterized protein LOC117635266, which encodes MSDSSSSISVSSIMVKNIAGMNLFLLVLRKYKLLGLITGSEPPPPQTISTSAGLSVVNPAFDLWYDRDQSVMIWLIFTLSEDLLTHTVGVESSRDMWLLLEQQFAGVSLTNIHQLRSRLQSITKGDSSMTTYLHSIKEIADGLADVGQPLSESDIVVSGGPVYSKPLS